Proteins from one Piscinibacter lacus genomic window:
- the ispB gene encoding octaprenyl diphosphate synthase, whose translation MSCAEEAPACPAEARSPAELLAEDMAAVDAVIHRRLHSEVALIQQISHYIVSAGGKRIRPMLVLLFARALGFQGSERHELAATVEFIHTATLLHDDVVDESSLRRGRETANARFGNAASVLVGDFLYSRAFQMMVSVNRLRVLDVLADATNVIAEGEVLQLMNMHDPDLSEADYLRVIRCKTAKLFEASARLGAVLAEASPTVEEACAAYGQALGTAFQLVDDLLDYEGDATALGKNVGDDLREGKATLPLLIAMQRCTPEERALLRTAIEQGETEKLDEVLAIVRSTGALQATREAAQAEARRAQSCLAQLPASDAHEALLYFCAQSVQRTF comes from the coding sequence ATGAGTTGCGCCGAAGAAGCCCCCGCCTGTCCCGCTGAAGCCCGAAGTCCCGCCGAACTGCTTGCGGAGGACATGGCTGCGGTCGATGCCGTGATCCATCGCCGCCTGCATTCCGAGGTGGCGCTGATCCAGCAGATCTCGCACTACATCGTGAGCGCCGGCGGCAAGCGCATCCGGCCGATGCTGGTGCTGCTGTTCGCGCGTGCGCTGGGCTTCCAGGGCAGCGAGCGGCATGAACTGGCGGCGACGGTGGAGTTCATCCACACCGCCACCCTGCTGCACGACGACGTGGTCGACGAGTCCTCGCTGCGCCGCGGCCGCGAGACGGCGAACGCCCGCTTCGGCAATGCGGCCAGCGTGCTGGTCGGTGACTTCCTGTACTCGCGGGCCTTCCAGATGATGGTCTCGGTCAACCGGCTGCGCGTGCTGGACGTGCTGGCCGATGCGACCAATGTGATCGCCGAGGGCGAGGTCTTGCAGCTCATGAACATGCACGACCCCGACCTCAGCGAGGCGGATTACCTGCGTGTCATCCGCTGCAAGACCGCCAAGCTCTTCGAGGCCAGTGCCCGCCTGGGGGCGGTGCTGGCGGAAGCCTCGCCGACCGTCGAGGAAGCCTGCGCCGCCTATGGCCAGGCTCTGGGCACGGCTTTCCAGCTCGTCGACGACCTGCTCGACTACGAGGGCGATGCCACGGCGCTGGGCAAGAACGTCGGCGACGACCTGCGCGAAGGCAAGGCCACCTTGCCGCTGCTGATCGCGATGCAGCGCTGCACGCCCGAGGAACGCGCCCTGCTGCGCACGGCCATCGAACAGGGCGAGACCGAAAAGCTCGACGAGGTCCTCGCCATCGTGCGCAGCACGGGCGCGCTGCAGGCCACCCGCGAAGCGGCCCAGGCCGAGGCGCGACGGGCACAGTCCTGCCTCGCGCAACTGCCGGCCTCGGACGCTCACGAAGCTCTGTTATACTTTTGTGCTCAGTCGGTGCAACGCACCTTCTGA
- the rplU gene encoding 50S ribosomal protein L21, with the protein MYAVIKTGGKQYKVAVGEKIKVEQIAADVGQDIVIDQVLAVGSGADLTIGTPLVAGATVQATVVAHGRHDKVRIFKMRRRKHYQKRQGHRQNFTELSISAVNV; encoded by the coding sequence ATGTACGCGGTCATAAAAACCGGTGGCAAGCAATACAAGGTTGCCGTCGGCGAGAAGATCAAGGTAGAACAGATTGCTGCGGACGTCGGCCAGGACATCGTGATCGACCAGGTGCTCGCCGTGGGTAGCGGCGCCGACCTGACGATCGGGACCCCCCTGGTTGCCGGCGCGACGGTCCAGGCCACGGTTGTGGCCCACGGCCGTCATGACAAGGTGCGCATCTTCAAGATGCGTCGCCGCAAGCACTATCAGAAGCGCCAGGGCCATCGGCAGAACTTCACCGAGCTGTCGATCAGCGCGGTGAACGTCTGA
- the rpmA gene encoding 50S ribosomal protein L27, which yields MAQKKGGGSTRNGRDSQPKMLGVKVYGGQVISAGGIIVRQRGTQFHPGTNVGIGKDHTLYALTNGIVSFAVKGERNRRTVIVTPA from the coding sequence ATGGCACAGAAAAAGGGCGGCGGCTCAACCCGCAACGGTCGCGATTCCCAGCCGAAGATGCTTGGCGTCAAGGTGTACGGCGGCCAGGTGATCTCGGCTGGCGGCATCATCGTGCGCCAGCGTGGCACCCAGTTCCATCCCGGCACCAATGTCGGGATCGGCAAGGACCACACGCTGTACGCGCTGACCAACGGCATCGTGTCCTTCGCCGTCAAGGGCGAGCGCAATCGCCGTACCGTGATCGTCACCCCGGCCTGA
- the cgtA gene encoding Obg family GTPase CgtA, giving the protein MKFVDEAEIEVIAGNGGNGCVSFRREKFIPFGGPNGGDGGRGGSIFAVADRNLNTLIDFRYTRRYEAKGGEHGRGSDQYGAAAGDIELRVPVGTIIRDAASEEPLAELLVPDERILLARGGDGGFGNLHYKSSTNRTPRQSTKGWPGERRELKLELRVLADVGLLGMPNAGKSTLITAISNARPKIADYPFTTLHPNLGVVRVGPSQSFVVADIPGLIEGAAEGAGLGHQFLRHLQRTGLLLHLVDFAPFDGVDPVQQVRAIVTELKKYDDELHAKPRWIVLNKLDMVPAEEREARRKDFLKRLRWKGPVFEVSALTREGCEPLIRAIWQHVALRQVHPVEPDARFDTPEQGLSEAPPPAPDADDPRFR; this is encoded by the coding sequence ATGAAATTCGTCGACGAAGCCGAGATCGAGGTCATTGCCGGCAATGGCGGCAATGGCTGCGTGAGCTTCCGCCGCGAGAAGTTCATCCCCTTCGGCGGCCCCAACGGCGGGGACGGGGGGCGCGGCGGCAGCATCTTCGCGGTGGCCGATCGCAACCTCAACACCCTGATCGACTTCCGCTACACGCGCCGCTACGAGGCCAAGGGCGGCGAGCATGGCCGCGGTTCCGACCAGTACGGCGCTGCCGCGGGCGACATCGAACTGCGCGTGCCGGTCGGCACCATCATCCGCGATGCCGCCAGCGAGGAACCGCTGGCCGAGCTGCTGGTGCCCGACGAGCGCATCCTGCTGGCCCGCGGCGGCGATGGCGGCTTCGGCAACCTGCACTACAAGAGCAGCACCAACCGCACGCCGCGCCAGAGCACCAAGGGCTGGCCCGGCGAGCGCCGCGAGCTCAAGCTCGAACTGCGCGTGCTGGCCGATGTCGGCCTGCTCGGCATGCCCAATGCCGGCAAGTCGACGCTGATCACGGCCATCTCCAATGCCCGGCCGAAGATCGCCGACTATCCCTTCACCACCCTGCATCCCAACCTGGGCGTGGTGCGGGTCGGGCCGAGCCAGAGCTTCGTCGTCGCCGACATCCCCGGCCTGATCGAGGGTGCGGCCGAGGGCGCCGGCCTGGGCCACCAGTTCCTGCGTCACTTGCAGCGCACCGGCCTGCTGCTGCACCTCGTCGACTTCGCGCCCTTCGATGGCGTCGACCCGGTGCAGCAGGTCCGCGCCATCGTCACCGAGCTGAAGAAGTACGACGACGAGCTGCATGCCAAGCCGCGCTGGATCGTGCTGAACAAGCTCGACATGGTCCCGGCCGAGGAGCGCGAGGCCCGCCGCAAGGACTTCCTGAAGCGCCTGCGCTGGAAGGGCCCGGTCTTCGAGGTCTCGGCCCTGACCCGCGAAGGCTGCGAGCCGCTGATCCGGGCCATCTGGCAGCATGTCGCGCTGCGTCAGGTGCACCCGGTCGAGCCGGATGCCCGCTTCGACACGCCGGAACAAGGGCTGTCCGAAGCGCCGCCGCCTGCGCCCGATGCGGACGATCCGCGCTTCCGCTGA
- the proB gene encoding glutamate 5-kinase, protein MVAPTSPLAPSPVLAAARRIVVKVGSSLVTNEGRGIDAEAIGTWCRQLAALAREGREVVMVSSGAIAEGMKRLGWATRPTELHELQAAAAVGQMGLAQMYETLLREQGLASAQVLLTHADLADRERYLNARSTLLTLLGLKVIPVINENDTVVTDEIKFGDNDTLGALVANLIEADLLVILTDQPGLYEADPRKVPDAAFVHEAAAGTPELERMAGGAGSAIGRGGMLTKVLAAKRAAGSGASTVIAWGREPDALLRLMRGERIGTLLVAQTAKLAARKQWMADHLQLRGAVVVDKGAAAKLREEGKSLLPIGVVEVQGEFARGDVIAIKAPDGRDIARGLANYASSEARRIARQPSARIAELLGYMNEAELIHRDNLVRV, encoded by the coding sequence ATGGTCGCCCCCACGTCCCCCCTTGCCCCCAGCCCGGTGCTGGCCGCTGCGCGGCGCATCGTCGTCAAGGTCGGTTCCAGCCTGGTGACCAACGAAGGCCGCGGCATCGACGCCGAGGCCATCGGCACCTGGTGTCGGCAACTGGCCGCGCTGGCACGCGAGGGCCGCGAGGTGGTGATGGTCTCCAGCGGCGCGATCGCCGAAGGCATGAAGCGACTGGGCTGGGCCACCCGGCCCACCGAACTGCACGAGCTGCAGGCCGCTGCCGCCGTGGGCCAGATGGGCCTGGCCCAGATGTACGAAACCCTGCTGCGCGAGCAGGGCCTGGCCAGTGCGCAGGTGCTGCTCACCCATGCCGACCTGGCCGACCGCGAGCGTTACCTGAATGCGCGCTCGACCCTGCTGACCCTGCTGGGCCTGAAGGTCATCCCGGTCATCAACGAGAACGACACCGTCGTCACCGACGAGATCAAGTTCGGCGACAACGACACCCTGGGTGCGCTGGTGGCCAACCTGATCGAGGCCGACCTGCTCGTCATCCTGACCGACCAGCCCGGCCTCTACGAGGCCGACCCGCGCAAGGTGCCCGATGCCGCCTTCGTGCACGAGGCCGCGGCCGGCACGCCCGAGCTGGAGCGGATGGCCGGTGGCGCGGGCAGCGCGATCGGCCGCGGCGGCATGCTGACCAAGGTGCTGGCCGCCAAGCGCGCGGCCGGCAGCGGCGCCTCCACCGTGATCGCCTGGGGTCGCGAGCCGGATGCCCTGCTGCGCCTGATGCGCGGCGAGCGCATCGGCACCCTGCTCGTCGCGCAGACGGCCAAGCTCGCGGCCCGCAAGCAGTGGATGGCCGATCACTTGCAGCTCCGGGGCGCCGTCGTGGTGGACAAGGGCGCGGCGGCCAAGCTGCGCGAAGAAGGCAAGAGCCTGCTGCCGATCGGCGTCGTCGAGGTGCAGGGCGAATTCGCGCGCGGCGACGTGATCGCCATCAAGGCCCCGGACGGCCGCGACATCGCCCGCGGCCTGGCCAACTACGCCAGCAGCGAGGCGCGGCGCATCGCGCGCCAGCCCTCGGCCCGCATCGCCGAGCTGCTGGGCTACATGAACGAGGCCGAGCTGATCCACCGCGACAACCTCGTGCGCGTCTGA
- the ffh gene encoding signal recognition particle protein, translating to MASALSDRLSRLVKTMRGQARITEDNVAEMLREVRMALLEADVALPVVRDFIARVKLKALGQEVVGSLTPGQALVGVVHKELARTMGELDANGEPKAGPSELNLATQPPAVILMAGLQGAGKTTTTAKLAKHLIEKRKKKVLTVSGDVYRPAAIEQLKTVTAQAGAEWFPSQPSDKPVDIALAALDHAKRHYFDVLIVDTAGRLAIDEALMAEIRALHAALKPIETLFVVDAMQGQDAVNTARAFGAALPLSGIVLTKLDGDSRGGAALSVRSVTGAPIKFAGVSEKIDGLEAFDAERHAGRVLGMGDILALVEEVQKGVDLAQAQKLAEKVKTGGFDLNDYADQLLQMRKMGGLGALMDKLPAQLQAQAGGADMDRAEREMRRMVGIIHSMTALERRKPELIKASRKRRIATGAGVQVQEVNRLLNQFDQMQGMMKKMKGGGLMKMMKRMGGLKGGLPGGFGG from the coding sequence ATGGCCTCCGCCCTTTCCGACCGCCTGAGTCGCCTCGTCAAGACGATGCGCGGCCAGGCCCGCATCACCGAAGACAACGTCGCCGAGATGCTGCGCGAGGTGCGCATGGCCCTGCTGGAGGCCGACGTCGCCCTGCCGGTGGTGCGCGACTTCATCGCCCGCGTGAAGCTCAAGGCCCTGGGCCAGGAGGTGGTGGGCTCGCTCACCCCCGGCCAGGCCCTGGTCGGCGTGGTGCACAAGGAGCTGGCCCGGACCATGGGCGAGCTGGACGCGAACGGCGAGCCCAAGGCCGGCCCCAGCGAGCTGAACCTGGCCACCCAGCCGCCGGCCGTCATCCTGATGGCCGGCCTGCAAGGCGCCGGCAAGACGACGACCACCGCCAAGCTGGCCAAGCACCTGATCGAGAAGCGCAAGAAGAAGGTGCTGACCGTCTCGGGCGACGTCTACCGCCCGGCGGCCATCGAGCAGCTCAAGACCGTCACCGCCCAGGCTGGCGCCGAGTGGTTCCCCTCGCAGCCCAGCGACAAGCCGGTCGACATCGCCTTGGCCGCGCTGGACCACGCGAAGCGCCATTACTTCGATGTGCTGATCGTCGACACCGCCGGCCGGCTGGCGATCGACGAGGCGCTGATGGCCGAGATCCGCGCCCTGCATGCCGCGCTCAAGCCCATCGAGACGCTCTTCGTCGTCGACGCCATGCAGGGCCAGGATGCGGTCAACACCGCCCGGGCCTTCGGCGCGGCGCTGCCGCTCAGCGGCATCGTGCTGACCAAGCTCGACGGCGATTCGCGCGGCGGCGCGGCGCTGTCGGTGCGCAGCGTGACCGGTGCGCCGATCAAGTTCGCCGGCGTGTCCGAGAAGATCGACGGCCTGGAGGCCTTCGACGCCGAACGCCATGCCGGCCGGGTGCTGGGCATGGGCGACATCCTTGCTCTGGTCGAGGAGGTGCAGAAGGGCGTCGACCTGGCCCAGGCACAGAAGCTGGCCGAGAAGGTCAAGACGGGCGGCTTCGACCTGAACGACTACGCCGACCAGCTGCTGCAGATGCGCAAGATGGGCGGCCTGGGCGCCCTGATGGACAAGCTGCCGGCGCAGTTGCAGGCCCAGGCCGGCGGCGCCGACATGGACCGCGCCGAGCGCGAGATGCGCCGCATGGTCGGCATCATCCATTCGATGACCGCGCTGGAGCGCCGCAAGCCCGAGCTGATCAAGGCCAGCCGCAAGCGCCGCATCGCCACCGGCGCCGGCGTGCAGGTGCAGGAAGTCAACCGCCTGCTGAACCAGTTCGACCAGATGCAGGGCATGATGAAGAAGATGAAGGGCGGCGGCCTGATGAAGATGATGAAGCGCATGGGCGGCCTGAAGGGCGGCCTGCCCGGCGGCTTCGGCGGCTGA
- a CDS encoding cytochrome C assembly family protein produces the protein MSVIPGLASAGGAWLATASLVAVLSYAAAVLRPRPGWGGPALLTAWLAQAVALLVHALGLGLSDPGMRFGFAPALSLTVWLVIAVYAVESRVLPLPGLRRGLAGLGVLSVLLAWVIPGDLRPGLSSPWAPLHWLTGMVAYSLFAIAVLHGMLTRRAERALRSHARPASVGGLPLLRLEKLTFHFVAAGFALLTLTLLFGVAFTDWRWDHKTIFSMLAWAVFAGLLLGRHTLGWRGRVALRWLHGGALLLLLAYAGSRFVSEVLLGRVGGA, from the coding sequence ATGAGTGTAATTCCCGGTCTTGCGAGCGCAGGGGGGGCCTGGCTGGCCACCGCCAGCCTAGTGGCGGTGCTGAGCTATGCCGCCGCCGTGCTGCGCCCGCGGCCGGGCTGGGGCGGACCGGCCCTGCTCACCGCCTGGCTGGCCCAAGCCGTGGCCCTGCTGGTCCATGCCCTGGGCCTGGGCCTGAGCGATCCGGGCATGCGCTTCGGCTTTGCGCCGGCCCTGTCGCTCACCGTCTGGCTGGTGATCGCCGTCTATGCGGTCGAAAGCCGGGTGCTGCCACTGCCCGGTTTGCGGCGCGGCCTGGCCGGCCTGGGCGTGCTGAGCGTGCTGCTGGCCTGGGTCATTCCGGGCGATCTGCGGCCCGGCCTGTCCTCGCCCTGGGCGCCCTTGCACTGGCTGACCGGCATGGTGGCCTACAGCCTGTTCGCGATCGCGGTGCTGCACGGCATGCTCACCCGCCGCGCCGAGCGGGCCTTGCGCAGCCACGCCCGCCCCGCCAGCGTGGGCGGCCTGCCGCTGCTGCGGCTGGAGAAGCTGACCTTCCATTTCGTCGCGGCCGGCTTCGCGCTGCTGACGCTGACCCTGCTCTTCGGCGTGGCCTTCACCGACTGGCGCTGGGACCACAAGACCATCTTCTCGATGCTGGCCTGGGCGGTCTTCGCCGGCCTGCTGCTTGGCCGCCACACCCTCGGCTGGCGCGGCCGTGTCGCGCTGCGCTGGTTGCACGGCGGCGCGCTGCTGCTGCTGCTGGCCTATGCCGGCTCGCGCTTCGTGTCCGAGGTGCTGCTGGGCCGCGTCGGCGGCGCCTGA